In Myxococcus stipitatus, the following are encoded in one genomic region:
- a CDS encoding GNAT family N-acetyltransferase encodes MLSWQWKAFQELTVDELYAVLALRQEVFVVEQRSLYLDVDGLDPKAVHLLAFEGTGPESFLAAYLRILPPGVKHAEESSLGRVVTSPRARGRGLGRELTERGLAQLDALYPRTDIRISAQEYLKSFYASLGFTAQGDVYDEDGIPHIEMLRRARG; translated from the coding sequence ATGCTGAGCTGGCAATGGAAGGCGTTCCAGGAGCTGACAGTCGACGAGCTGTACGCGGTGCTCGCGCTGCGTCAGGAAGTCTTCGTGGTGGAGCAGCGTTCGCTTTACCTGGATGTGGACGGACTGGACCCCAAGGCCGTCCACCTCCTCGCGTTCGAAGGCACGGGCCCGGAGTCGTTCCTGGCCGCGTACCTGCGCATCCTTCCGCCGGGAGTGAAGCACGCGGAGGAGTCCAGCCTGGGCCGCGTGGTGACCTCCCCCCGCGCACGAGGACGGGGCCTGGGGCGCGAGCTCACCGAGCGGGGCCTCGCCCAGCTTGATGCCCTCTACCCCCGCACCGACATCCGCATCTCCGCGCAGGAGTACCTGAAGTCCTTCTACGCAAGCCTTGGCTTCACCGCGCAAGGGGACGTCTACGACGAGGACGGCATCCCCCACATCGAGATGCTCCGGCGCGCCCGCGGCTGA
- a CDS encoding LysR family transcriptional regulator, whose amino-acid sequence MARLDVNRSGEMEVFVKVVELGGFSAAARAFRMTPSAVSKLVARLEERLGARLLNRSTRALKLTPEGCGFYERSVRILEELDDAERNAAASDAPSGRLRINTNPAFSRCILIPLLPGFLARYPSVTVELNLTDRLIDLLDERTDVAIRAGPLKSSQLTARKLGETRLVIVGSPDYLKRHGVPKSPTDLATHNRLSFSYARASVAWPLMDGATELTVAPVGTVEASDGEALRQMVLAGVGLARLARFQVKEDLDAGRLVPVLEEHNPGDTEAIHALYLSQGRHMPARIRAFVDHLAAHVRLP is encoded by the coding sequence ATGGCGCGCCTTGACGTCAACCGCTCAGGGGAGATGGAAGTCTTCGTGAAGGTGGTGGAGTTGGGCGGGTTCTCCGCCGCCGCCCGGGCCTTCCGGATGACGCCCTCCGCGGTGAGCAAACTCGTCGCCCGCCTGGAGGAGCGGTTGGGAGCCCGCCTCCTCAACCGCTCCACCCGCGCGCTCAAGCTCACGCCGGAAGGCTGCGGCTTCTACGAGCGGAGCGTGCGCATCCTGGAGGAGCTCGATGATGCGGAACGAAACGCCGCCGCGAGCGACGCGCCGAGCGGGAGGCTGCGCATCAACACCAACCCGGCCTTCAGCCGCTGCATCCTCATCCCCCTGCTCCCCGGCTTCCTCGCCCGGTATCCCTCGGTGACGGTGGAGCTCAACCTGACCGACAGGCTCATCGACCTGCTCGATGAGCGGACCGACGTGGCCATTCGCGCGGGCCCCCTCAAGAGCTCACAGCTCACCGCGCGCAAGCTCGGTGAGACGCGGCTGGTCATCGTGGGCTCTCCGGACTATCTCAAGCGGCACGGCGTGCCCAAGTCACCCACGGACCTGGCGACCCACAACCGGCTCAGCTTCAGCTATGCGCGAGCCAGCGTGGCGTGGCCCTTGATGGATGGTGCGACGGAGCTCACCGTGGCTCCGGTAGGCACAGTTGAAGCAAGCGACGGAGAAGCCCTGCGGCAGATGGTGCTGGCGGGCGTGGGCCTGGCGCGGCTCGCGCGCTTCCAGGTGAAGGAGGACCTGGATGCGGGGCGGCTCGTGCCCGTGTTGGAGGAGCACAATCCCGGCGACACCGAGGCCATCCACGCGCTCTACCTGAGCCAGGGCCGACACATGCCCGCGCGCATCCGCGCCTTCGTCGACCATCTCGCCGCGCATGTGCGCCTGCCTTGA
- a CDS encoding M90 family metallopeptidase, whose translation MTGLFRLLRRRSLQRRPFPPEWLDYLEARVPFFATLSPALRESFLDKLKVFAWEKEFIGAGGLVITDEMRVVVSATAVQLVVHLDLSYYDRLREIIIYPDAFLLPDRTGVVLGEAKNWGTVILSWAAVVSGLRNPTDGHDTATHEFAHVLDRADGAFDGTPKLRSYSHYRAWASVMSEHFHALQEGRAVERRVLDDYGAVNEAEFFAVASEAFFERPHQMREQTPDLYEELKRFYGWDPASGT comes from the coding sequence ATGACTGGTCTGTTTCGTCTGCTCCGGCGCCGGAGCCTGCAGCGCCGGCCCTTCCCACCCGAGTGGCTCGACTACCTCGAGGCGCGCGTCCCCTTCTTCGCCACGCTGTCGCCCGCGCTGCGCGAGAGCTTCCTCGATAAGCTGAAGGTCTTCGCGTGGGAGAAGGAGTTCATCGGGGCTGGCGGGCTGGTCATCACCGATGAGATGCGCGTGGTGGTGTCCGCCACCGCGGTGCAACTCGTGGTGCATCTGGACCTGTCGTATTACGACAGATTGCGGGAGATCATCATCTACCCGGACGCGTTCCTGCTGCCGGACCGCACGGGGGTGGTGCTGGGCGAGGCGAAGAACTGGGGCACCGTCATCCTCTCCTGGGCGGCGGTGGTCTCGGGGCTGCGCAATCCCACGGACGGTCACGACACGGCCACGCACGAGTTCGCGCACGTCCTGGACCGGGCGGACGGGGCCTTCGACGGAACGCCCAAGCTGCGCAGCTATTCGCACTACCGGGCGTGGGCGTCGGTGATGAGCGAGCATTTCCACGCGCTGCAGGAGGGACGGGCCGTGGAGCGCCGGGTGCTGGATGACTACGGCGCTGTCAACGAGGCGGAGTTCTTCGCGGTGGCCTCGGAGGCGTTCTTCGAGCGGCCTCATCAGATGCGGGAGCAGACCCCCGATTTGTATGAAGAACTGAAGCGTTTCTACGGCTGGGACCCCGCTTCGGGCACATGA
- the coaA gene encoding type I pantothenate kinase: MTVSVAPSVSMFVELEREAWRALRASTPMTLTAEDLDGLRGLGEQMDLEEVADVYLPLSRLLNLQVAAAQRLWAEQQAFLGGSASKVPFIIAIAGSVAVGKSTTARILQALLARWPDHPRVELVTTDGFLFPNRVLTERGLMKRKGFPESYDRRALVRMLAELKAGRAEVTAPVYSHLVYDVVPDEAKVIRQPDILILEGLNVLQSGATGQRIPHTFLSDFFDFSIYVDATEQDIRRWYVDRFLRLQQTAFRDERSYFRRFSELTHEQAVAMAESVWGDINGPNLAQNIAPTRSRARLILLKGPDHKVKRVRLRKL, translated from the coding sequence ATGACCGTGTCCGTTGCGCCCTCGGTGTCCATGTTCGTCGAGTTGGAGCGCGAAGCCTGGCGCGCGCTTCGAGCCTCCACGCCGATGACACTCACGGCGGAGGACCTCGACGGTCTGCGAGGCTTGGGCGAGCAAATGGACCTGGAAGAAGTGGCGGACGTGTATCTGCCGCTGTCCCGGTTGCTCAACCTCCAGGTGGCCGCGGCGCAGCGATTGTGGGCCGAGCAGCAGGCGTTCCTGGGGGGCAGCGCGAGCAAGGTGCCCTTCATCATCGCCATCGCCGGAAGTGTCGCGGTGGGCAAGAGCACCACGGCCCGCATCCTCCAGGCGTTGCTCGCGCGGTGGCCGGACCATCCGCGCGTGGAGTTGGTCACCACGGATGGTTTCCTCTTCCCCAACCGCGTCCTCACCGAGCGCGGGTTGATGAAGCGCAAGGGGTTCCCGGAGAGCTATGACCGGCGCGCGCTGGTGCGGATGCTCGCGGAGCTGAAGGCGGGGCGCGCGGAAGTCACGGCGCCCGTCTATTCGCACCTCGTCTACGACGTGGTCCCCGACGAGGCGAAGGTCATCCGTCAGCCCGACATCCTCATCCTGGAAGGGCTCAACGTCCTCCAGTCGGGTGCCACCGGGCAGCGCATTCCTCACACGTTCCTGTCCGACTTCTTCGACTTCTCCATCTACGTGGACGCGACGGAGCAGGACATCCGCCGCTGGTACGTGGACCGGTTCCTCCGGCTCCAGCAGACGGCGTTCCGCGACGAGCGCAGCTACTTCCGCCGCTTCTCCGAGCTGACCCACGAGCAGGCCGTGGCCATGGCCGAGTCCGTGTGGGGCGACATCAACGGCCCCAACCTGGCGCAGAACATCGCGCCCACGCGCTCGCGTGCCCGGCTCATCCTGCTCAAGGGGCCGGACCACAAGGTGAAGCGCGTGAGGCTGCGCAAGCTGTAG
- a CDS encoding HD domain-containing protein, with translation MSDSLVTLQADGIQRIIGFILELDKLKGVTRKVKPLGLARYENSAEHSWQLAMLALSLSRYAPSGIDLDRVVRMLLVHDVGEIDTGDTLAFVEGGWKERKAAELAAVERIFGLLPAPHCEMFLALWREFEQGETAEARYANAVDRAMPVLLNLSNEGQSWRENGISHERVVARIAPPIKAGCPALWEYLEGRLAEARQRGWFGA, from the coding sequence GTGAGCGACAGTCTCGTGACACTTCAAGCCGATGGGATTCAGCGAATCATCGGCTTCATCCTGGAGCTGGATAAGTTGAAGGGAGTGACTCGCAAGGTCAAACCCCTGGGGCTGGCCCGCTACGAGAACTCGGCGGAGCACAGCTGGCAGCTCGCGATGCTGGCGCTGTCACTCTCTCGCTACGCGCCGTCTGGCATTGACCTGGACCGCGTGGTCCGGATGCTGCTTGTGCACGACGTCGGCGAAATCGACACCGGTGACACGCTGGCCTTCGTCGAAGGGGGCTGGAAGGAGCGCAAGGCCGCGGAGCTTGCCGCGGTGGAGCGAATCTTCGGCCTGCTGCCCGCTCCTCACTGCGAGATGTTCCTCGCGCTGTGGCGGGAGTTCGAGCAGGGCGAGACCGCGGAGGCGCGCTATGCGAACGCGGTGGACCGCGCGATGCCCGTATTGTTGAACCTCTCCAACGAAGGGCAGAGCTGGCGGGAGAATGGCATCAGCCACGAGCGGGTGGTGGCGCGCATCGCTCCGCCCATCAAGGCGGGGTGTCCCGCCCTGTGGGAGTACTTGGAAGGCCGGCTGGCGGAGGCTCGCCAGCGCGGCTGGTTTGGTGCCTGA
- the cysI gene encoding assimilatory sulfite reductase (NADPH) hemoprotein subunit, which produces MSTQPKPLSEVEHIKANSRLLRGTLAESLADPVTGAISQSDTSLIKFHGSYQQDDRDSREERRQQKLEPAYSFMLRTRLPGGVCTPAQWLVMDGLAREHANGTLRLTTRQAFQLHGILKGDLKPTIARINAALIDTLAACGDVNRNVLCNPNPADTRVHEVVYDWAVRLSEHLLPKTRAYYELWLDEEKVAGGEEEPMYGATYLPRKFKVAVAVPPENDVDLFAHDLGYVAIIEDGALVGFNVSVGGGLGATHGDANTFPRLADVIGFIPPERMLVVAEEVLKIHRDFGDRSNRKRARLKYVLEDRGAAWFTQELERRLGFALEPARPFTFEHNGDRFGWREGHDGRWHLTLHLDSGRVADRPDAPHLTGLREIARIHTGDFRLTPNQNLVIAGIPPESRERIEALVREHRLEGFKTASPLRRNALACVALPTCGLAMAEAERYLPSFVEQVEARLTAHGLQDANILLRITGCPNGCARPYLAEIALVGKAPGRYNLHLGGDIRGQRLNRLYRENVDEATILAVLDPLFAAYARERLRGEGFGDYVVRAGHVPAAPSRSPQAA; this is translated from the coding sequence ATGAGCACGCAACCCAAGCCTCTTTCCGAGGTGGAGCACATCAAGGCCAACAGCCGCCTGCTTCGAGGGACGCTGGCGGAGAGCCTCGCGGACCCGGTGACAGGCGCCATCTCCCAGTCCGACACCAGCCTCATCAAGTTCCACGGCAGCTATCAACAGGACGACCGGGACTCGCGCGAGGAGCGCAGGCAACAGAAGCTGGAGCCGGCCTACAGCTTCATGCTGCGCACCCGCCTGCCCGGGGGTGTCTGCACTCCCGCCCAGTGGCTCGTCATGGACGGACTGGCGCGGGAGCACGCCAACGGCACCCTGCGCCTCACCACCCGTCAGGCGTTCCAGCTCCACGGCATCCTCAAGGGCGACCTGAAGCCGACGATTGCCCGCATCAACGCGGCCCTCATCGACACGCTGGCCGCCTGCGGCGACGTCAACCGCAACGTCCTGTGCAATCCCAACCCCGCGGACACCCGCGTCCATGAGGTGGTGTACGACTGGGCCGTGCGCCTCTCCGAGCACCTGCTGCCGAAGACTCGCGCGTACTACGAGCTCTGGCTCGACGAGGAGAAGGTCGCCGGGGGCGAGGAGGAGCCCATGTACGGCGCCACGTACCTGCCCCGGAAGTTCAAGGTCGCCGTCGCGGTGCCACCCGAGAACGACGTGGACCTCTTCGCACATGACCTGGGCTACGTCGCCATTATCGAGGACGGCGCCCTCGTGGGCTTCAACGTCAGCGTGGGCGGAGGACTCGGCGCCACCCACGGCGATGCCAACACCTTCCCCCGGCTGGCGGATGTCATCGGCTTCATCCCTCCCGAGCGGATGCTCGTGGTGGCCGAAGAGGTGCTCAAGATTCACCGCGACTTCGGAGACCGGAGCAATCGCAAGCGCGCGCGGCTGAAGTACGTCCTCGAGGACCGGGGCGCCGCCTGGTTCACGCAGGAGCTGGAGCGCCGGCTGGGCTTCGCGCTGGAGCCCGCGCGGCCCTTCACCTTCGAACACAACGGCGACCGCTTCGGCTGGCGCGAGGGACACGATGGCCGGTGGCACCTCACCCTTCACCTGGACAGCGGGCGCGTGGCGGACCGCCCCGATGCGCCGCACCTCACCGGCCTGCGCGAGATCGCGCGCATCCACACCGGGGACTTCCGGCTGACGCCCAACCAGAACCTGGTCATCGCGGGGATTCCGCCCGAGTCCCGCGAGCGAATCGAAGCCCTCGTCCGCGAGCACCGCCTGGAGGGCTTCAAGACCGCGAGCCCGCTGAGACGCAACGCCCTGGCCTGCGTGGCCCTGCCCACGTGCGGACTCGCCATGGCCGAAGCCGAGCGCTACCTGCCGTCATTCGTGGAGCAAGTGGAGGCCCGTCTCACCGCCCACGGACTTCAGGATGCGAACATCCTGTTGCGCATCACCGGATGCCCCAACGGCTGCGCGCGGCCGTACCTCGCGGAGATAGCCCTCGTGGGCAAGGCGCCCGGCCGCTACAACCTCCACCTGGGGGGAGACATCCGCGGCCAGCGCCTCAATCGCCTGTACCGGGAGAACGTGGACGAGGCGACCATCCTCGCGGTGCTCGACCCGTTGTTCGCCGCCTATGCCCGGGAGCGACTGCGAGGCGAAGGCTTCGGTGATTACGTGGTGAGGGCGGGCCATGTCCCAGCCGCGCCCAGCCGCTCACCCCAGGCCGCCTGA
- a CDS encoding MFS transporter → MPWALFALTAGAFGIGVTEFVIMGLLMEVGTDLGVSISSAGLLISGYALGVMAGAPVLTVLTGRWSRKHVLLGLMVIFTVGNVACALAPTYGLLMAARVLTSLSHGTFFGVGSVVATGLVPADRRASAIAIMFTGLTVATILGVPLGTWLGQWLGWRATFWAVALIGLAAVVVLAVFVPRDATEKRATDWRADLRALGRRPVLLGLLTTALGYAGVFAVFTFIAPILTRLSGFSQAAVSPILLVFGGGMMVGNLVGGKLADRQLLPSIVGTLAVLSLVLFGMTFVLHSQVLAVIAVGLFGAAAFATVPPLQMWVLEKAQGAGQSLASSLNIGAFNLGNALGAWFGGLIIDRGPGLGAVTWVASLVPLSAILIVVMSQRLDASDSTPCLSVPK, encoded by the coding sequence ATGCCGTGGGCCTTGTTCGCATTGACCGCGGGCGCCTTTGGAATCGGCGTCACGGAGTTCGTCATCATGGGCCTGTTGATGGAGGTGGGCACCGACCTGGGGGTCTCCATCTCCTCGGCCGGGCTGCTCATCTCCGGCTATGCCCTGGGCGTCATGGCCGGTGCCCCCGTGCTGACGGTGTTGACGGGACGCTGGTCCCGCAAGCACGTGCTGCTGGGGCTGATGGTCATCTTCACCGTGGGCAACGTGGCCTGCGCGCTCGCGCCCACCTACGGCCTGTTGATGGCCGCCAGGGTGCTCACGTCCCTCTCTCACGGAACGTTCTTCGGCGTGGGCTCCGTCGTAGCCACCGGGTTGGTGCCAGCGGACCGCCGGGCTTCGGCCATCGCCATCATGTTCACGGGCCTGACGGTGGCCACCATCCTGGGCGTGCCGTTGGGCACCTGGTTGGGACAGTGGCTCGGGTGGCGCGCGACGTTCTGGGCCGTGGCGCTGATTGGCCTCGCCGCGGTGGTGGTGCTCGCCGTCTTCGTTCCTCGCGACGCGACGGAGAAGAGGGCCACTGACTGGCGCGCGGACCTGCGGGCCTTGGGGCGGCGCCCGGTGTTGCTGGGCCTGTTGACGACGGCGCTGGGCTACGCCGGGGTGTTCGCTGTGTTCACCTTCATCGCTCCCATCCTCACGCGGCTCAGCGGCTTCTCGCAGGCGGCGGTGTCGCCCATCCTGCTGGTCTTCGGCGGCGGCATGATGGTGGGCAACCTCGTGGGAGGAAAGCTCGCCGACCGTCAGTTGTTGCCGTCCATCGTGGGCACGCTCGCGGTGCTGTCCCTGGTGTTGTTCGGGATGACCTTCGTGCTGCACAGCCAGGTCCTCGCCGTCATCGCCGTGGGCTTGTTCGGCGCGGCGGCCTTCGCCACGGTGCCGCCGCTTCAGATGTGGGTGCTGGAGAAGGCGCAAGGCGCCGGGCAGAGCCTCGCGTCGAGCCTCAATATCGGCGCCTTCAACCTGGGCAACGCGCTGGGCGCGTGGTTCGGCGGGCTCATCATCGACCGAGGCCCGGGGCTGGGCGCCGTCACGTGGGTGGCCTCGCTGGTGCCGCTGTCGGCCATCCTCATCGTCGTGATGTCCCAGCGCCTGGATGCCAGCGACTCGACTCCCTGCTTGTCCGTGCCGAAGTAG
- a CDS encoding NAD-dependent protein deacetylase has translation MTLSLPPSLVPGASEDVDSLASLLRGRRTVVLTGAGCSTESGIPDYRGPGTRARARNPIQHREFLHKPEVRARYWARSLLGWPRFASARPNAAHEALAALEREGHVRGLITQNVDRLHHAAGSSRIIELHGALARVRCLDCGGQEARGALQARLLALNPDFNHQVLELRPDGDAELSSEALQSFRVPACEGCGGTLKPDVVFFGDNVPAPTVADAFSLLEEGDALMVVGSSLAIYSGYRFLARAAERHLPIAIVNIGECRGVEMADLRVEASAGDVLPRLAQALVRG, from the coding sequence ATGACGCTCTCTCTGCCGCCCTCGCTTGTTCCCGGAGCCTCCGAGGACGTGGACTCGCTGGCCTCGCTGCTGCGGGGTCGGCGCACCGTGGTGCTGACGGGCGCGGGGTGCAGCACCGAGTCCGGCATCCCCGACTACCGAGGTCCTGGCACGCGCGCGCGGGCACGCAACCCCATCCAGCACCGGGAGTTCCTTCACAAGCCCGAGGTGCGAGCGCGCTACTGGGCGCGGAGCTTGCTCGGTTGGCCTCGGTTCGCTTCCGCGCGCCCCAACGCCGCGCACGAGGCGTTGGCAGCGCTGGAGCGAGAGGGCCATGTGCGGGGCCTCATCACCCAGAACGTGGACCGGTTGCACCACGCCGCTGGGAGTTCGCGCATCATCGAGCTTCATGGCGCGCTGGCGCGTGTCCGTTGTCTGGACTGTGGTGGACAGGAGGCGCGCGGTGCGCTCCAGGCCCGCCTGCTCGCGCTCAACCCGGACTTCAATCACCAGGTGCTGGAACTGCGGCCGGATGGCGACGCGGAGCTGTCCTCGGAGGCGCTCCAATCCTTCCGTGTGCCGGCGTGTGAGGGCTGCGGCGGCACGCTGAAGCCTGACGTCGTGTTCTTCGGTGACAATGTCCCCGCGCCTACGGTGGCGGATGCCTTCTCGTTGCTGGAGGAGGGCGATGCGCTGATGGTGGTGGGCTCCTCGTTGGCCATCTACTCCGGCTACCGCTTCCTCGCCCGCGCGGCCGAGCGACATCTCCCCATCGCCATCGTCAACATCGGGGAGTGCCGCGGCGTGGAGATGGCGGACCTGCGCGTGGAGGCGAGCGCTGGAGATGTGCTGCCCCGGCTCGCCCAGGCGCTGGTGCGCGGCTGA
- a CDS encoding BamA/TamA family outer membrane protein — translation MSGRMAKWCASLALTLLAGRAVAQAPGTIVDEVVVRGPEKTLPATVQAYSRIDPGDELSYEELDKVERRLVATGLFQEVKVSTEPTGPNRVRLILEVEDKASWVVAPTFALSSANVGGGLLYAENNLWGRSKKFGTAVQVSTAESGVFAGYLDPNLFGQPQLRLSVEGQLRSDRVDEYDPGAGQKAPEVVRRTRLNSASIASEFGVMLFERVRAAVKYRLMTIDAKSPDPKEEVTTPAFSLGPAQRDASLRLMVGIDTRQNLHAVMEGINLEASYEVSNPGVWSDFRYRRYGLLYRQGLRLFDEHNLVLRAEASAGVDLPFHQELVLGGNSLRGFIHRQFRGDTRMSFTAEYHFPLFTIRSLSFRGVGFSDTGLMAWRDLPADGMLRDVNGRVVRGYLPDSQSGLKGATLAQGLGAGLRLYLRNIVLPLVGVDAAYGVNSGEFRFYLVAGVSPT, via the coding sequence ATGAGCGGACGGATGGCGAAGTGGTGCGCGAGCCTGGCCCTCACCCTGCTGGCGGGGCGAGCGGTCGCGCAGGCTCCCGGCACCATCGTGGATGAAGTGGTGGTGCGCGGCCCGGAGAAGACGCTCCCGGCGACGGTGCAGGCGTACTCGCGCATCGACCCCGGAGACGAACTCTCCTACGAGGAGCTGGACAAGGTGGAGCGCCGACTGGTCGCCACCGGCCTGTTCCAGGAAGTGAAGGTGAGCACCGAGCCCACGGGCCCCAACCGTGTGCGCCTCATCCTCGAGGTGGAAGACAAGGCGTCATGGGTCGTGGCCCCCACCTTCGCGCTGTCCTCCGCGAACGTGGGAGGCGGCCTGCTCTATGCGGAGAACAACCTCTGGGGCCGGTCCAAGAAGTTCGGCACCGCGGTGCAGGTGAGCACCGCGGAGAGTGGCGTGTTCGCCGGCTACCTGGACCCGAACCTCTTCGGGCAGCCGCAGCTCCGGCTGAGCGTGGAGGGACAGCTTCGCAGCGACCGCGTGGACGAGTACGACCCCGGCGCGGGCCAGAAGGCCCCGGAGGTGGTGCGTCGCACGCGGCTCAACTCCGCCTCCATCGCCTCCGAGTTCGGAGTGATGCTCTTCGAGCGCGTGCGCGCGGCGGTGAAGTACCGGTTGATGACCATCGACGCGAAGTCACCGGACCCCAAGGAGGAGGTCACCACGCCCGCGTTCTCCCTAGGGCCCGCGCAGCGGGATGCCTCGCTGCGGCTGATGGTCGGAATCGACACACGGCAGAACCTCCACGCGGTGATGGAAGGCATCAACCTGGAGGCGTCCTACGAAGTGTCCAACCCCGGCGTGTGGAGCGACTTCCGCTACCGGCGCTATGGATTGCTGTACCGCCAAGGCCTGCGATTGTTCGACGAGCACAACCTGGTGCTGCGCGCCGAGGCCTCCGCGGGGGTGGACCTGCCCTTCCATCAGGAGCTCGTGCTGGGCGGCAACTCCCTGCGAGGATTCATCCACCGCCAGTTCCGCGGCGACACGCGGATGTCCTTCACCGCCGAGTATCACTTCCCCCTCTTCACCATCCGCTCGCTGTCCTTCCGCGGCGTGGGGTTCTCCGACACGGGGCTGATGGCGTGGAGGGACCTGCCCGCTGACGGCATGCTTCGCGACGTCAACGGGCGCGTGGTGCGCGGCTATCTGCCAGACAGCCAGAGTGGCCTGAAGGGGGCCACGCTGGCGCAGGGCCTGGGCGCGGGTCTGCGCTTGTACCTGCGCAACATCGTCTTGCCGTTGGTGGGAGTGGACGCGGCCTACGGCGTCAACTCGGGGGAGTTCCGCTTCTACCTGGTGGCGGGCGTCAGCCCGACTTGA